Sequence from the Toxoplasma gondii ME49 chromosome Ib, whole genome shotgun sequence genome:
agagagggagagaggccaagaaaaggaaaaacatgCGTTCGAGACAAGTCGGCTGGACAAAGAGACCTCCCGGACCTCTCGCGCTCACGCAAGAACGGCGGAGCGCCTCGAAAGCACTCTTGAAGGAAATTTGAGCGGAAACTGAACAGGAGCGAGAGTCCTGGAAAGCACTGGTGACAAAGACTAAGGCCTAGACCAAGGCGAGGgggggagaagacacaggcgaagaaagagaagcagggaaaagaaaagagcgacgcggacagcgaagaagactcgGGGGCGATTGCCGGCGACGCTCTCTCGAAGTCGCATGCCTTTTTGTTCGTGGAAAAACAAACGAGTCTTGAAACCACCTATATCTGTTCGCGCGAAGGTCGCAAGGAACGTCCGGGTATCTAAAACCTTCTGGACtagaaaaaagaaaggagacgaaaaggagaagagacaaagaaaaacaaaagcgTCAGCTTCACCATCCTCCCCCCTTGGCGAGTGACCTCGAGAGTAATCACCTTGCAGCGTTTCGGATTTCGCGAGCCCTTGTCAAGTCGAGGCGACAAGAAAGCAGTCTAACGAAGCGAACAAAGAGTCCGTTGTTCGTCAAAACTGTGGCGCGCAGCCAAATGCCTAGGATACTTAACTATAGGAAACAAATGTTCAGCAAAAAGCGACAGCAGAAGCTCCCGATTTTGCGTAGCGCGCGAGGCGATTTTGTTCTGGGGGTTGCGGCGGGCGCGGGCAGACACGCATCCAGACATCTCCACGTAGATCCGCAGCACTTTCGCGATTTTGGAAATAAAAACGGCAAGAACGTCTGCGTTAGCTCTCCGAAAACTCTGCGACATCGTGTGAGAGTTTTGGCTCGCGTTTGGAAACACAGACGAAAGATCAAAAAGGCGCAGACACCGCCTCAAACCTCATGAGCTTGACACTTTCATCATTCCACAGCGGCAGCAGTTGGGGCTTGTCCTCATgggaagaggcagagcgttttcctctctcttccttttccaggTGATTATAGAAACTGAGGAGGGGCGGCAGGAAATTTGGGCTCTTGCgtcctgtttttctcttcgccgtcAACGGAAACCCATAGTTGACATCTAGATGTAGAACGCATTTTTTTCAGGTAGCTCGCAccgaacagaaaaaactgtCCTTCCGCCCTCGCCCACGTTCTCCTGTAAATGAGGGCTgggcttccttcctcttttcgtctttgtctttttaTTGAGACACGTAAACGAAGACGCGCCCTTCTACGTCTCACGCTGAGCAGCGTCGCCGCCACTCGTCCTCTACGTCTTCCAGCCAGAGGCAATAATACGTGCTATTTACACCTCTTTCCGGTTGTCGCCGTACATGGTTCTTCACccgtgtacatacacatctGCAGAATTCTCCAATTATACGCTGTAGTGAGGTTTGCCGGCGAATCCTACGCGCGGAATTCGcaggagggaagaaaagtgGCGAACCGGTTCTGGTTGTGGTCTCCGGATGGCTGGGGCCGAGAGTAAAGAGGTCTTTTCTCCCCACCGGATAATCATTGTAAAGGCGATAAATTCGGAACCTGAGACGCCTCGTGCTGTTTTCAAGGGAGGCACTGCCCTGCCGCTCCATGCTCCTTGTCGAGAGCGGATGGGGTATGGAAATGGGAGATACCTTCAAAATAGAAACAGAAATGTGATGTCTGTAATTTACAGGGTACAAAGGTCCTTGCAGCCTGAAAGGCAAATCCTATGAGATCCCGGACTGCCTCGCTGCTGAAGAGCCCCGTCAAAAAACGGGAAGCGCTGGTGTAACACAACCAGGAGGGAAAAGCAGCCGGGAGAAACCAAGCAGACAAAAGGGTGAGCAGGAACTCACCTTTCCCTGTTTCCGCTTGTCGCGAGTGTCTGAGCGAAGAAGTAAAACCAATAGACT
This genomic interval carries:
- a CDS encoding hypothetical protein (encoded by transcript TGME49_321685) translates to MPRILNYRKQMFSKKRQQKLPILRSARGDFVLGVAAGAGRHASRHLHVDPQHFRDFGNKNGKNVCVSSPKTLRHPVGACPHGKRQSVFLSLPFPGYKGPCSLKGKSYEIPDCLAAEEPRQKTGSAGVTQPGGKSSREKPSRQKDRGANSSFRLVGFSAWKVVPSTTTLKPWKHHRSWIRRGFPGEACENDRQLHHTRAAVDLRKKWVRFSPGLFSDAFGRNKFSPWTGFRNRTGSRR